One Bufo gargarizans isolate SCDJY-AF-19 chromosome 3, ASM1485885v1, whole genome shotgun sequence DNA segment encodes these proteins:
- the LOC122932289 gene encoding cytochrome c oxidase assembly factor 4 homolog, mitochondrial isoform X1 — MASAGAADRETEDNCGKVNMSAPAPQPHNRSRKQLEEEEDEADPVDEMISRTGCTAFHYAVQECMAEHQDWRRCQDQVQDFRNCMQDYQKGRTEELKKKRGPQTAS, encoded by the exons ATGGCGTCCGCCGGTGCTGCAGACAGGGAGACCGAGGACAATTGCGGAAAAG TAAACATGTCCGCCCCCGCGCCTCAGCCTCACAACCGCAGCCGCAAGcagttggaggaggaggaggacgaggcggATCCGGTGGATGAGATGATCTCGCGGACCGGCTGTACGGCCTTTCACTATGCGGTGCAGGAGTGTATGGCGGAGCACCAGGACTGGAGGCGCTGCCAGGACCAAGTGCAGGACTTCAGGAACTGCATGCAGGACTATCAGAAGGGGAGGACGGAGGAACTGAAGAAGAAGAGGGGCCCACAAACCGCTTCCTAG
- the LOC122932289 gene encoding cytochrome c oxidase assembly factor 4 homolog, mitochondrial isoform X2, protein MSAPAPQPHNRSRKQLEEEEDEADPVDEMISRTGCTAFHYAVQECMAEHQDWRRCQDQVQDFRNCMQDYQKGRTEELKKKRGPQTAS, encoded by the coding sequence ATGTCCGCCCCCGCGCCTCAGCCTCACAACCGCAGCCGCAAGcagttggaggaggaggaggacgaggcggATCCGGTGGATGAGATGATCTCGCGGACCGGCTGTACGGCCTTTCACTATGCGGTGCAGGAGTGTATGGCGGAGCACCAGGACTGGAGGCGCTGCCAGGACCAAGTGCAGGACTTCAGGAACTGCATGCAGGACTATCAGAAGGGGAGGACGGAGGAACTGAAGAAGAAGAGGGGCCCACAAACCGCTTCCTAG
- the PAAF1 gene encoding proteasomal ATPase-associated factor 1 has product MAARIYLQSDWAHSLRKVEGEAWVSCKIPGKPTVYGTLKCGGIGPGGIPEITSSEEFSVLEVTKKSLLISCPAENISSKFLAPYTSFSRVHQKSVTCLDLSCGGGLGVSTSTDGSMKIWQTNNGETRRVLEGHVYDVNCCMFFPSGMVVLSGGMDAQVKIWSVEDASCPVTFKGHKAGILDLAVVDRGRNVASCSRDGTARLWDCGKSTCLAVVADCGAAINGISIGVADNTIDLGTPETPPSDREIGTEGKLLLLAREDKKLEGVSLQSRQSVFTFDGADAFNCCTFLSGVNILGGSQDGNIYQLDLRNTKVPVQVVSKSGAPVLSLAPFREGFIASQGDGTCFILQQDLDHVLELTEPDCDPVYKVAVSEKFAYTCCRDGIIRKYQLADL; this is encoded by the exons ATGGCCGCCAGGATTTACCTCCAGAGCGACTGGGCTCACAGCTTGAG GAAGGTGGAAGGAGAGGCGTGGGTGTCGTGTAAGATCCCAG GGAAGCCCACGGTCTACGGCACCCTGAAGTGTGGAGGGATCGGCCCAGGTGGGATCCCGGAAATTACATCTTCGGAGGAGTTTTCGGTCCTTGAAGTCACTAAG AAGAGTCTCCTCATCTCCTGTCCGGCCGAGAACATCTCCAGTAAATTTCTGGCTCCTTACACCAGCTTCTCAAGAGTCCACCAGAAAAGT GTCACATGTCTTGATCTTTCCTGTGGGGGGGGACTCGGCGTCTCCACCAGTACAGATGGCTCGATGAAGATCTGGCAGACCAATAATGGAGAGACACGA AGAGTCCTAGAAGGTCACGTCTATGACGTCAATTGCTGCATGTTCTTCCCCTCTGGTATGGTGGTCCTAAGTGGCGGCATGGACGCACAGGTGAAGATCTGGTCTGTGGAGGATGCCAGCTGCCCGGTCACCTTTAAAGGACATAAAGCAG GTATCCTGGATTTGGCCGTGGTCGATCGGGGAAGAAACGTTGCGTCCTGTTCCAGAGACGGTACGGCCAGATTATGGGACTGCGGTAAATCCACGTGCCTTGCTGTGGTAGCGGACTGCGGAGCCGCCATTAACGGGATCTCCATCGGTGTTGCTGATAACACCATAGACCTGGGAACTCCAGAAACGCCCCCGA GTGACCGGGAAAtaggaactgaaggaaagttacTGCTGCTGGCGAGAGAGGATAAGAAGCTGGAGGGCGTGAGTCTGCAGAGCCGCCAATCC GTCTTCACCTTTGACGGCGCCGATGCCTTTAATTGCTGCACTTTCCTCTCCGGTGTGAACATCTTAGGAGGGAGTCAGGACGGTAACATCTACCAGCTGGACCTCAGGAACACAAA AGTCCCTGTGCAGGTCGTGTCCAAGTCAGGGGCACCGGTTCTATCGCTGGCGCCGTTCAGGGAAGGTTTTATCGCCAGTCAAG GGGACGGGACGTGCTTCATCCTCCAGCAGGATCTAGATCATGTTCTGGAGCTGACGGAACCAGACTGTGACCCCGTGTACAAG GTCGCAGTCTCTGAGAAGTTTGCCTATACTTGCTGCAGGGATGGGATTATCCGCAAATACCAGCTGGCTGATCTCTGA
- the LOC122932908 gene encoding cytochrome c oxidase assembly factor 6 homolog, with translation MTAPSAQERKACWDARDKYWQCLEDNKDEAGKCQQIRQSFENLCPRQWIKYFDKRRDYLKFKEEMEAKGFESAKPAENT, from the exons ATGACGGCGCCCTCCGCACAGGAGAGAAAAGCATGCTGGGACGCCAGGGACAAATACTGGCAGTGCCTGGAGGACAATAAGGACGAAGCGGGCAAGTGCCAGCAGATAAGGCAAAGCTTCGAAAACCTCTGTCCCCGGCAGTGG ATTAAATATTTCGATAAGAGGAGAGATTACCtaaaattcaaagaagaaatgGAAGCAAAAGGATTTGAATCTGCGAAGCCCGCGGAGAACACGTAG